The following coding sequences are from one Panicum hallii strain FIL2 chromosome 5, PHallii_v3.1, whole genome shotgun sequence window:
- the LOC112893231 gene encoding amino acid permease 8-like: MDKSAAAADDVERGDYEQEHERTGTVWTATAHIVTAVIGSGVLALAWSVAQLGWVAGPLALAGFACVTYYTSTLLANAYRAPHPVTGDRNRTYMDAVRSYLSPREVFMCGIAQYVNLWGTMVGYTITATISMVAIRQSDCSRRNGAGARCDGSGTVLMLAFSVVQVVLSQFPGLEHITWLSVVAAVMSFAYSFIGLGLSVGHWVSHGGGLGGRIAGAAAASSTKKLWNVLLALGNIAFAYTFAEVLIEIQDTLKSPPAENKTMKKASMYGIGATTIFYISVGCAGYAAFGSNAPGNILTAAGLGPFWLVDIANMCLILHLIGAYQVYAQPIFASVERWAASRWPEAKFINSAYTVSIPLMQRGSVTVAPYKLVLRTVIVVATTVVAMMIPFFNAVLGLLGAFSFWPLTVYFPISMHIAQGKITKGRKWYLLQGLSMVCLMISVAVGIGSVTDIVDSLKVSSNPFKTVS, translated from the exons ATGGAcaagagcgcggcggcggcagacgaCGTCGAGAGGGGCGACTACGAGCAGGAGCACGAGCGGACag GGACGGTATGGACGGCGACGGCGCACATTGTGACGGCGGTGATCGGCTCCGGCGTGCTGGCGCTGGCGTGGAGCGTGGCGCAGCTGGGCTGGGTCGCGGGGCCCCTCGCGCTTGCCGGCTTCGCGTGCGTCACCTACTACACCTCCACGCTGCTCGCCAACGCCTACCGCGCGCCGCACCCCGTCACCGGAGACAGGAACCGCACCTACATGGACGCCGTCAGATCATACCTCA GTCCCAGAGAGGTGTTCATGTGCGGCATCGCCCAGTACGTCAACCTGTGGGGCACCATGGTCGGCTACACCATCACCGCGACCATAAGCATGGT GGCGATTAGGCAGTCGGACTGCTCCCGCCGGAACGGCGCCGGTGCGCGCTGCGACGGGTCGGGGACCGTGCTGATGCTGGCGTTCAGCGTGGTCCAGGTGGTGCTGTCCCAGTTCCCCGGCCTGGAGCACATCACCTGGCTGTCCGTCGTCGCGGCGGTCATGTCGTTCGCCTACTCCTTCATCGGCCTCGGGCTCTCGGTGGGGCACTGGGTGTCGCACGGCGGCGGTCTCGGAGGCAGGATtgcaggcgccgccgcggcgtcctCGACCAAGAAGCTCTGGAACGTGCTTCTGGCCCTGGGGAACATTGCCTTTGCTTACACTTTTGCGGAAGTACTGATCGAGATACAG GATACACTGAAGTCACCTCCAGCGGAGAACAAGACCATGAAGAAGGCATCAATGTATGGGATTGGAGCCACCACCATCTTCTACATCTCCGTTGGCTGTGCCGGGTATGCTGCATTTGGTTCAAATGCTCCCGGCAATATCTTGACGGCGGCAGGGTTAGGGCCCTTCTGGCTCGTCGACATTGCAAACATGTGCCTCATCCTCCACCTCATTGGAGCATACCAG GTTTATGCACAGCCTATATTCGCCTCAGTTGAGAGGTGGGCTGCCTCCCGCTGGCCGGAAGCCAAGTTCATCAACAGCGCATACACCGTCAGCATCCCCCTGATGCAGCGAGGATCCGTGACCGTAGCGCCATACAAGCTCGTCTTAAGGACAGTCATAGTTGTGGCGACGACTGTGGTGGCAATGATGATACCATTCTTCAACGCTGTGCTGGGGCTCCTCGGCGCATTCAGCTTCTGGCCGCTGACGGTTTACTTCCCCATAAGCATGCACATTGCCCAAGGCAAGATCACCAAGGGGAGGAAGTGGTATCTTCTGCAGGGTTTGAGCATGGTTTGTTTGATGATTTCAGTAGCAGTGGGTATAGGCTCTGTGACTGACATTGTGGATAGCTTGAAGGTCTCTTCCAACCCTTTTAAAACTGTCAGCTAG
- the LOC112893230 gene encoding receptor protein-tyrosine kinase CEPR2-like, whose translation MSTSDFHMYFWLFLVLCNFGISKSLPLDGDALLDIKGYLKDPQNYLHNWDKFHSPCQFYGVTCDHNSGDVIGISLSNISLSGTISSSFSLLQQLRTLELGANSISGTVPAAMANCTNLQVLNLSMNSLTGQLPDLSALLNLQVLDLSTNSFTGAFPVWVSKLSGLTELGLGENNFDEGDVPKSIGDLKNLTWLFLGQCNLRGEIPASVFDLVSLGTLDFSRNQITGIFPKAISKMRNLWKIELYQNNLTGEIPQELANLTLLSEFDVSRNQLTGMLPKEIGGLKKLRIFHIYHNNFSGELPEGLGELQFLESFSTYENQFSGKFPANLGRFSPLNTIDISENYFSGEFPRFLCQNNKLQFLLALTNNFSGEFPGSYSSCKTLQRFRISQNQFNGSIPSGLWGLPNAVIIDVADNGFTGEISSHIGFSVTLNQLYVQNNNFIGVLPVELGRLSQLQKLVASNNRFSGQIPIQIGSLKQLTYLHLEHNALEGPIPPDIGMCSSMVDLNLAENSLTGEIPDTLVSLVTLNSLNISHNMISGDIPDGLQSLKLSDIDFSHNELSGPVPRQFLMIAGDDAFSENAGLCVADTSEEWKKSFSNLKPCQWSDNHHNFSMRRLFLVLITVTSLVVLLSGLACLSYENYKLEELNRKGDIESGGGTDLKWVLETFHPPELDPEEICNLDVENLIGCGGTGKVYRLELSKGRGTVAVKELWKRDDAKVLKTEINTLGKIRHRNILKLNAFLTGGASNFLVYEYVVNGNLYDAIRREFKAGQPELDWDKRCRIAVGVAKGIMYLHHDCSPAIIHRDIKSTNILLDEEYEAKLADFGIARLVEDSPLSCFAGTHGYMAPELAYSLKATEKSDVYSFGVVLLELLTGRSPTDQQFDGEMDIVSWVSFHLAEQNPTAVLDPKASNDSSEYMIKVLNIAILCTAQLPSERPTMREVVKMLIDNDPSSTTGRAKNKNDK comes from the exons ATGTCAACCTCAGATTTTCATATGTATTTCTGGTTATTTCTCGTGCTATGCAATTTTGGAATATCAAAATCCCTACCTCTGGATGGAGACGCACTTTTGGACATAAAAGGCTATCTGAAAGATCCACAGAATTACCTACACAACTGGGATAAATTTCATTCACCGTGCCAATTTTACGGTGTTACATGTGACCACAATTCTGGTGATGTCATTGGGATATCACTCTCAAATATATCACTATCAGGGACTATATCATCTTCATTTTCTCTTCTTCAACAATTACGCACTCTGGAGCTTGGGGCAAACTCCATCTCAGGAACTGTTCCTGCTGCAATGGCCAACTGCACAAATCTTCAGGTTCTAAATCTGTCAATGAACAGTTTAACAGGCCAGTTGCCTGATCTTTCAGCATTGCTCAACCTACAAGTTCTTGACCTGTCCACAAATAGTTTTACTGGGGCATTTCCAGTATGGGTCAGCAAATTATCAGGTCTAACTGAATTAGGCCTAGGAGAGAACAACTTCGATGAAGGTGATGTTCCAAAAAGCATTGGAGACCTCAAGAATTTAACATGGCTTTTCCTGGGACAATGCAATCTTAGGGGAGAGATACCAGCTTCAGTCTTTGATTTGGTATCACTTGGGACACTGGACTTCTCACGCAATCAGATTACTGGTATATTTCCGAAGGCAATATCCAAAATGAGGAACCTATGGAAGATTGAGCTCTACCAAAACAACCTGACTGGTGAAATTCCTCAAGAGCTTGCAAATCTAACCTTGTTATCTGAATTTGATGTGTCTCGCAATCAGCTGACTGGCATGCTGCCTAAGGAAATTGGTGGCCTGAAAAAGCTGAGGATATTTCATATATACCACAATAACTTCTCTGGTGAACTTCCTGAAGGGCTGGGGGAACTGCAGTTTCTTGAGTCATTCTCAACCTATGAAAATCAGTTCTCAGGAAAGTTTCCTGCTAACCTTGGCCGATTCTCACCACTCAACACAATTGACATATCAGAGAATTATTTTTCTGGCGAATTTCCAAGATTCTTGTGCCAAAACAACAAGCTTCAGTTCTTACTGGCTTTGACCAACAACTTCTCAGGTGAATTCCCTGGCTCTTATTCTTCCTGCAAGACACTTCAGAGGTTCAGAATAAGTCAAAATCAATTCAATGGGAGTATTCCTTCTGGCTTATGGGGATTGCCTAATGCTGTGATAATTGATGTTGCTGATAATGGATTTACTGGGGAAATATCTTCTCATATAGGCTTTTCAGTTACTCTGAACCAGTTGTATGTTCAGAACAACAACTTCATTGGGGTGCTTCCAGTAGAACTTGGAAGGCTGTCCCAGCTGCAGAAGTTGGTTGCTTCCAACAACAGATTCTCTGGTCAAATTCCTATACAGATTGGAAGTCTCAAGCAGCTAACTTACCTTCATTTGGAACATAATGCACTGGAAGGGCCAATACCACCAGACATTGGTATGTGCAGTAGCATGGTTGACCTGAATCTTGCAGAGAATTCTTTGACTGGAGAAATTCCAGACACACTGGTCTCCCTCGTCACTCTCAATTCACTCAATATATCCCATAACATGATCTCTGGTGACATTCCTGATGGTCTGCAGTCACTGAAGCTAAGTGATATTGATTTCTCCCATAACGAGTTATCCGGCCCAGTCCCTCGTCAATTCCTGATGATAGCTGGAGATGATGCATTCTCTGAAAATGCCGGCCTTTGTGTTGCAGACACTTCAGAAGAGTGGAAGAAAAGTTTCTCAAACTTAAAACCTTGTCAGTGGTCCGACAACCATCACAACTTCTCAATGAGACGTCTTTTTCTTGTGCTGATCACAGTGACATCTTTGGTTGTTCTCCTATCTGGGTTGGCATGTCTGAGCTACGAAAATTACAAACTTGAAGAGTTAAATAGAAAAGGGGACATTGAGAGTGGTGGTGGCACTGACTTGAAGTGGGTTCTTGAGACCTTCCATCCTCCAGAGCTTGACCCTGAGGAAATATGCAACTTGGATGTAGAGAATTTGATTGGCTGTGGAGGCACTGGCAAAGTTTACAGACTAGAATTGAGCAAGGGAAGGGGAACTGTGGCTGTGAAGGAGTTGTGGAAGCGTGATGATGCAAAGGTCTTGAAGACTGAGATAAATACCCTTGGGAAGATACGCCATCGGAACATTCTGAAACTCAATGCATTTTTGACTGGCGGGGCATCAAACTTTCTTGTCTATGAGTATGTGGTGAATGGCAACCTGTATGATGCTATTCGCCGTGAGTTCAAAGCTGGACAGCCCGAGCTTGACTGGGACAAGCGGTGCCGGATTGCTGTTGGGGTTGCTAAGGGCATCATGTACCTTCACCATGATTGCTCCCCGGCCATAATTCATCGGGACATAAAGTCGACCAACATACTTTTGGATGAGGAGTATGAAGCTAAGCTTGCAGATTTCGGTATTGCTAGATTGGTGGAAGATTCACCACTTAGCTGCTTTGCTGGTACCCATGGCTACATGGCTCCTG AGCTTGCATATTCTCTAAAGGCGACAGAGAAGAGCGATGTTTACAGCTTTGGTGTCGTACTGCTAGAGTTGCTTACTGGGCGTAGCCCAACTGATCAACAGTTTGATGGCGAAATGGACATTGTCTCCTGGGTTTCATTTCATTTGGCTGAGCAAAACCCAACAGCTGTTCTTGATCCAAAAGCAAGCAATGACTCATCAGAGTACATGATAAAGGTCCTGAATATTGCTATTCTTTGTACTGCTCAGCTTCCATCTGAACGGCCGACAATGAGAGAAGTCGTGAAAATGCTCATCGACAATGATCCGAGCTCCACAACTGGGAGGGCAAAGAACAAGAATGATAAGTAA
- the LOC112894790 gene encoding uncharacterized protein LOC112894790 isoform X2, whose protein sequence is MSGFGQRSRPWPGDPTSTPSEPAAAVAAAADARGEASTLKDFGTSMDAISFGFAATAILISLFLLMAIFEHLIKPRAFPPDSPDGTPRAARHRHGRSPGKLRSPPMVEAVLQAADLSVLMPGQRYPTYLAQPAPLPPSCPREGVHWPPHDHHASYMPP, encoded by the exons ATGAGCGGGTTCGGGCAGAGGTCGCGGCCGTGGCCAGGGGACCCCACGTCCACGCCGTCAGAGCCagccgcggcggtggcggcggccgcggacgCGAGGGGCGAGGCGTCCACGCTCAAGGACTTTGGCACGTCCATGGACGCCATCTCCTTCGGGTTCGCGGCCACGGCCATCCTCATATCGCTCTTCCTCCTCATGGCCATCTTCGAGCACCTCATCAAGCCCCGGGCCTTCCCGCCGGACTCCCCCGACGGcacgccccgcgccgcccgccaccggCACGGCCGCTCGCCCGGCAAGCTCCGCAGCCCGCCCATG GTGGAGGCGGTGCTGCAGGCGGCGGACCTGTCGGTGCTGATGCCGGGGCAGCGGTACCCGACGTACCTGGCGCAgccggcgccgctgccgccgtcgtGCCCGAGGGAAGGTGTGCATTGGCCGCCGCACGACCACCACGCTTCGTACATGCCACCCTGA
- the LOC112894790 gene encoding uncharacterized protein LOC112894790 isoform X1, which yields MSGFGQRSRPWPGDPTSTPSEPAAAVAAAADARGEASTLKDFGTSMDAISFGFAATAILISLFLLMAIFEHLIKPRAFPPDSPDGTPRAARHRHGRSPGKLRSPPMSLASFSGGGGAAGGGPVGADAGAAVPDVPGAAGAAAAVVPEGRCALAAARPPRFVHATLMPPWSVSGAQDHAHAACCVHRTVRIAHSAFILSVYRRGVVSQMQVMANLKRTRSVLAACLFLSARTVLSRCRNRQ from the exons ATGAGCGGGTTCGGGCAGAGGTCGCGGCCGTGGCCAGGGGACCCCACGTCCACGCCGTCAGAGCCagccgcggcggtggcggcggccgcggacgCGAGGGGCGAGGCGTCCACGCTCAAGGACTTTGGCACGTCCATGGACGCCATCTCCTTCGGGTTCGCGGCCACGGCCATCCTCATATCGCTCTTCCTCCTCATGGCCATCTTCGAGCACCTCATCAAGCCCCGGGCCTTCCCGCCGGACTCCCCCGACGGcacgccccgcgccgcccgccaccggCACGGCCGCTCGCCCGGCAAGCTCCGCAGCCCGCCCATG TCTTTGGCGTCTTTCTCAGGTGGAGGCGGTGCTGCAGGCGGCGGACCTGTCGGTGCTGATGCCGGGGCAGCGGTACCCGACGTACCTGGCGCAgccggcgccgctgccgccgtcgtGCCCGAGGGAAGGTGTGCATTGGCCGCCGCACGACCACCACGCTTCGTACATGCCACCCTGATGCCTCCATGGAGCGTGTCCGGCGCACAAGACCACGCTCACGCAGCATGCTGTGTCCACCGTACCGTACGCATTGCTCATTCAGCATTCATCCTGTCTGTATACCGGAGGGGGGTTGTAAGTCAAATGCAGGTGATGGCGAATCTGAAACGGACGCGCTCTGTCCTGGCCGCCTGTTTGTTCTTGTCCGCACGAACCGTCCTTTCCAGATGCCGGAATCGCCAATAG
- the LOC112895867 gene encoding PHD finger protein At1g33420, with protein MVVNGRPLKRARARVEARDFAGFPAAGDGGAAGTFREAVRGFLAKHARLLPLPSIFSPAAAASPPHLLIWRVSLRVGEAGEEETGGRVELNVVEEDVLRSRSVYCDQCRVVGWSGHPVCGKRYHFIIENDCNQLSGHRRTCCLRCGTRMVAGESRCALCNFDMDGEEIEECAYLHLDDSSHLLHAVVHANGYGHLLRVNGREGGSRFLTGRDIMSLWDRLCKVLYVRKVTVMDISKKHGMDYRLLHAVTSGHPWYGEWGYKFGAGSFALTSETYRTAVDMLSSIHLALYFSNRSPIRTPLQNTIALYWALSDRQLVTLRDLFRFIMHLLHQTQKMSKPSTYKRMDLTSNVLCVWTKDDLDRAEAAMLKVLRVVQTGQWVSWRALRGAASKAVDSQELLDYSLRELGGKQLDDGHFVAVRCNAETSAIEYRLESSSIQSPVNAAMFEPSVEHLLHDLRFLYDALLNPESMLSSQPEVVGAASHSAAAKILDCKQFIKHYDEYALRTPSNPFLLCVRCSIELLDHPKDYTAPPDELVFLPASATLAELKVQASRAFQETYLMFQSFQAEELPDFPNFSDTTPVKHVLGSGQLVRLRGRCTGDYRRIVQFRMERGLENWTVDCSCGAKDDDGERMLACDMCGVWQHTRCSGISDFEEVPENFICRKCASPHKGKGRGGGGSNGGGRVEVSAGAGRCKDEIGSSVGGAGKFGRMATVG; from the exons ATGGTGGTGAACGGCCGGCCGCTGAAGAGGGCGAGGGCGCGGGTGGAGGCCAGGGACTTCGCCGGGTTCCCGGCGGCCGGAGACGGCGGGGCGGCCGGGACGTTCAGGGAGGCGGTGAGGGGGTTCCTCGCGAAGCACGCGAGGCTGCTCCCACTCCCGTCCATCttctcgccggcggccgccgcctccccgccgCACCTGCTGATCTGGAGGGTGTCCCTGAGGGTTGGGgaggcgggggaggaggagaccGGCGGCAGGGTGGAGCTCAACGTCGTTGAGGAGGATGTGCTCCGATCGCGATCTGTGTATTGTGATCAGTGCAGAGTCGTGG GATGGAGTGGCCACCCAGTCTGCGGGAAGCGATACCATTTCATCATCGAGAACGACTGCAACCAGCTCTCCGGCCACCGGCGCACCTGCTGCCTGCGCTGCGGGACTCGCATGGTCGCTGGAGAATCAAG GTGTGCCCTCTGCAACTTTGATATGGATGGTGAGGAAATCGAAGAGTGTGCATACCTGCATCTGGATGACTCCTCTCACTTGCTGCACGCTGTAGTGCATGCCAACGGTTATGGGCACCTCCTAAGGGTAAATGGCCGTGAAGGTGGCTCTAGATTCCTCACTGGCCGTGACATAATGAGCTTATGGGATCGCTTGTGCAAGGTGCTATATGTGAG GAAGGTCACTGTCATGGACATCTCCAAGAAACATGGAATGGACTACAGACTTCTGCATGCAGTCACAAGTGGGCACCCATGGTATGGTGAATGGGGATACAAGTTTGGTGCTGGCAGCTTTGCACTTACCTCAGAAACCTACCGAACGGCTGTAGACATGCTTTCCAGTATACATCTGGCGCTGTACTTTTCCAACCGAAGCCCCATCAGGACTCCACTGCAGAACACAATTGCTCTTTACTGGGCACTCTCTGATCGCCAACTGGTGACCCTACGGGACCTTTTCCGCTTCATTATGCACCTGCTTCATCAAACTCAGAAGATGTCAAAACCCTCAACTTATAAGCGCATGGATCTTACATCTAATGTGCTTTGTGTGTGGACTAAAGATGATCTTGATCGAGCAGAAGCTGCAATGCTTAAGGTCCTCCGGGTTGTGCAAACTGGACAGTGGGTATCTTGGCGTGCACTTAGGGGAGCTGCCTCAAAGGCTGTTGATTCACAGGAGCTGCTTGATTATTCTCTTCGAGAACTGGGTGGAAAACAACTGGATGATGGCCATTTTGTTGCTGTCCGCTGCAATGCTGAGACAAGTGCAATTGAGTACAG GCTGGAATCTTCCTCCATTCAGTCACCAGTTAATGCAGCGATGTTTGAGCCTTCTGTTGAACATCTCCTGCATGATCTTAGATTCCTCTACGATGCTCTGCTGAACCCAGAGTCCATGCTGTCTTCACAACCAGAGGTGGTGGGTGCAGCATCACATAGTGCAGCAGCAAAGATTCTGGATTGCAAGCAGTTCATCAAGCATTATGACGAGTATGCTCTAAGGACTCCTTCAAACCCATTCTTGCTCTGTGTGAGGTGCTCCATTGAACTACTTGATCACCCGAAAGACTACACAGCACCTCCAGACGAACTTGTATTTTTACCGGCAAGTGCTACCCTTGCTGAACTGAAAGTGCAGGCTTCAAGGGCATTTCAAGAGACGTACCTCATGTTCCAAAGCTTCCAGGCTGAAGAGCTCCCTGACTTTCCAAACTTCAGTGACACAACCCCTGTGAAGCATGTGCTTGGATCAGGCCAGCTTGTTCGGTTAAGGGGACGATGCACTGGAGATTATCGGAGGATTGTACAGTTCAGGATGGAAAGGGGTTTGGAGAACTGGACTGTGGACTGCTCATGTGGTGCCAAGGATGATGATGGTGAACGTATGCTAGCATGTGACATGTGCGGAGTCTGGCAGCACACCAGGTGCTCAGGGATCAGTGATTTCGAAGAAGTCCCTGAAAATTTCATTTGCAGGAAGTGTGCTAGCCCACACAAAGGTAAAGGCCGTGGTGGTGGGGGTAGCAATGGTGGTGGAAGAGTGGAGGTTAGTGCAGGGGCAGGGAGGTGCAAGGACGAGATTGGATCATCTGTTGGTGGTGCAGGCAAGTTTGGGCGCATGGCAACAGTTGGATGA